In the Marinomonas algicola genome, one interval contains:
- a CDS encoding tetratricopeptide repeat protein: MYNKTLLSLLFILFLSGCVPQNTNTNESAGEKEKNEFLMIQANNYNGLIELYSSLLKQDTIESNEKNSLRYKLANVYFNAGDSEAALFQLDQLSETSINTKERYLLQARSQYKEAKYEAAQVSLGKAFKLDEKYSDAYNFQGILFTEQGMLYDARKSFSIARQNSFDDASVRNNLAMLDILEGDFNSALKILLPILQSGQADDMIKANMVLIYAKLNKFSEFRAMLGKKMSDEEAFERFQLMHNLEIQKTPSSDVGIVKNVNPVKFFKNRDGVLIVPSNDPSKFYDKIKESEVSSGVVSTDSLEYMLNNNLLFPDVVVDQEVNGNLIDSLLRNEFEHGESVKFSENGFASDELKKTQILGITYDFKNNTHRFSIAFSDKALSYSSFDLLAGDQWVVDVQGAFKEPNRNIYKFNNEFVEQSAISVYPDFARIIYKLKNGTSIAPVLTTKNNILIVEWKSV; this comes from the coding sequence ATGTATAATAAAACATTATTAAGTTTGCTATTTATACTTTTCTTATCTGGCTGTGTGCCGCAGAACACAAACACTAACGAATCAGCGGGAGAGAAAGAGAAAAATGAGTTTCTGATGATTCAAGCGAATAACTATAATGGCTTAATAGAGCTTTATTCTTCACTATTGAAGCAAGATACAATTGAATCAAATGAAAAAAATAGCTTAAGATATAAGCTAGCAAACGTATATTTTAATGCTGGTGATTCTGAAGCGGCATTATTTCAACTAGATCAATTATCTGAGACAAGCATCAACACTAAAGAGCGTTACTTGCTTCAAGCAAGGTCTCAATATAAAGAAGCTAAATATGAAGCGGCTCAAGTCTCTTTAGGCAAAGCTTTTAAGTTAGATGAAAAGTATTCTGATGCGTATAACTTTCAAGGTATTTTGTTTACGGAGCAAGGAATGCTATATGATGCAAGAAAGTCATTTTCTATAGCTCGTCAAAATTCTTTTGATGATGCATCAGTACGAAATAATTTGGCAATGCTTGATATTCTTGAGGGAGATTTTAACTCCGCTTTAAAGATTTTATTACCCATTCTGCAATCTGGACAAGCAGATGATATGATTAAAGCGAACATGGTTTTGATCTATGCAAAATTGAATAAATTTAGTGAATTTAGAGCAATGCTTGGAAAAAAAATGTCTGATGAGGAGGCATTTGAGCGATTTCAATTGATGCATAATTTAGAAATTCAAAAAACACCAAGTAGTGATGTTGGTATTGTAAAAAATGTAAATCCTGTCAAGTTTTTTAAAAACAGAGATGGCGTTTTGATTGTACCAAGTAATGATCCATCAAAATTTTATGATAAGATAAAAGAAAGTGAAGTAAGTTCTGGCGTAGTCTCGACTGATTCTTTGGAATATATGTTAAACAATAATTTATTGTTTCCAGATGTTGTAGTTGATCAAGAAGTAAATGGCAACCTAATTGACAGTCTGTTACGAAATGAATTTGAGCATGGAGAAAGTGTAAAATTTTCTGAAAATGGTTTTGCTTCAGATGAACTAAAAAAAACGCAAATACTTGGTATAACTTATGATTTTAAAAATAATACCCATCGATTTTCTATAGCGTTTTCTGACAAGGCTTTGAGTTACAGTAGTTTTGATCTACTAGCAGGGGATCAGTGGGTTGTGGATGTACAAGGGGCATTCAAGGAACCTAACAGAAATATTTATAAGTTTAATAATGAGTTTGTTGAACAATCCGCAATCTCCGTATATCCTGATTTTGCTAGGATTATTTACAAACTTAAAAATGGCACATCGATTGCCCCAGTATTAACGACTAAAAATAACATTCTCATTGTTGAATGGAAATCAGTATAA
- a CDS encoding OmpA family protein, translating into MKNQCLTMALFLCISGSTFADNSKEALQVYCSKDNGTSRFTVSVGQAIPVYNMHQPMSYVVGEAVDETIDNVFIQRLQYAGLTSECAEYLVKNGQLSKNNVPGSSVIGRVFFGFDQSTLSEESKYVLNEVIETLRSDDSNLILEGNTDATGSVDYNLALGLERASGVKNYVVDSDVAQTKVTVKSNGEALPIADNSTSAGRAQNRRVDILVN; encoded by the coding sequence ATGAAAAACCAATGTCTAACGATGGCTCTATTTTTGTGTATTAGTGGTTCTACTTTTGCGGACAATAGCAAAGAAGCACTGCAAGTATATTGTTCCAAAGATAATGGGACGTCACGGTTTACTGTGTCTGTTGGGCAGGCTATCCCAGTATATAATATGCATCAACCTATGTCGTATGTTGTTGGTGAGGCAGTGGATGAGACGATAGATAATGTCTTTATCCAAAGGCTGCAATATGCCGGTTTAACCAGTGAGTGTGCGGAGTATTTGGTAAAAAATGGCCAACTTTCGAAAAATAATGTACCTGGTAGCTCCGTTATTGGCCGTGTCTTTTTTGGTTTTGATCAATCTACTTTAAGCGAAGAATCAAAATATGTGCTTAATGAAGTGATTGAGACGTTACGTTCTGATGATTCAAACCTTATTTTAGAAGGGAATACGGACGCTACTGGAAGCGTCGATTATAATCTTGCTTTAGGTTTGGAAAGAGCTTCAGGCGTTAAAAACTATGTGGTTGATAGTGATGTTGCTCAAACGAAAGTAACGGTTAAGTCTAATGGTGAAGCATTACCCATTGCGGATAACAGTACGTCAGCTGGAAGAGCACAAAACCGTCGAGTGGATATTCTTGTAAACTAA
- a CDS encoding TadE/TadG family type IV pilus assembly protein: MKFTSAKKNKKGTVAIEFGIGIFAFLSMFLLWGEMVMMGFFSSMLDYTVSEASREVRTLSVEDYRSAFVARINRQDTLWSNFIDTNKFKISVKYYDDISSVADDENLGDDEAALSTLAVYSIKYDYTPIFKLFYKDGVVGLSRQVINLQEYERDEFTR, encoded by the coding sequence ATGAAGTTTACTAGCGCAAAAAAAAACAAAAAAGGTACTGTAGCAATTGAGTTTGGTATAGGTATTTTTGCTTTTCTTTCTATGTTTTTGCTTTGGGGAGAAATGGTTATGATGGGTTTTTTTTCATCGATGCTCGACTATACTGTATCTGAAGCTTCAAGAGAAGTAAGAACATTGTCTGTAGAAGATTATAGATCTGCTTTTGTTGCTCGAATAAACAGGCAAGATACCTTATGGTCAAATTTTATAGACACAAATAAATTTAAAATCAGTGTGAAATATTATGATGATATCTCATCTGTTGCTGATGATGAAAACCTAGGTGATGACGAAGCAGCTCTTTCTACTTTAGCTGTCTATAGTATTAAATACGATTACACCCCCATTTTTAAATTATTTTATAAAGATGGGGTTGTTGGGTTATCTAGACAGGTTATTAATTTACAAGAGTATGAGCGCGATGAGTTTACTAGATAA
- a CDS encoding TadE/TadG family type IV pilus assembly protein: MQLKTKGSQNGLAAILFIIIFPFMFGVFVLGVEGTRYLQEKARLGDAAEAASLAIAANNADANANKKFALNFVNAYSQDATLTLSDINIVEKTCKQIYGSNCGKPGVYDKDGNQFVEYRVSIDTKYKSWFPSSDYHAGFEEDQLMDASAVARKFRGDTVDVAFVADFSGSMAWWWDGEYKYKGVLRVIENITKELEQFNKLDAVAGSKSSSKVAFVGFSEYTRVGNQYYSNVTYKNKNKNKIDYDKTAKYSSNSIQSKKVNYQWSGNSKFDTIELTNNITSFQKDIKVFIPSGGTASYEGLIAGANVISKGDNRKKLIFILSDGVDSSSSIGRELYTKRNMCQNIRDDLNSKVISGKNVESAIVIIGFDYDIKNSPDLTNCAGGDNVYEATNYDDIFNTILELILEEVGHNYNKDYKVE; this comes from the coding sequence ATGCAATTAAAAACTAAAGGCTCTCAAAATGGCCTTGCCGCTATATTATTCATAATTATATTCCCGTTTATGTTTGGCGTTTTTGTTTTAGGTGTTGAAGGTACTCGGTACTTGCAAGAAAAGGCGCGCTTAGGAGATGCTGCGGAAGCGGCTTCATTGGCTATCGCCGCAAATAATGCAGACGCTAATGCTAATAAAAAATTTGCTTTAAACTTTGTTAATGCCTATAGCCAAGATGCTACATTAACACTTAGTGATATCAACATTGTTGAAAAAACATGTAAGCAAATTTACGGCAGTAATTGTGGTAAACCAGGTGTATATGACAAAGATGGTAACCAGTTTGTAGAGTATAGAGTTTCTATAGATACAAAGTATAAAAGTTGGTTCCCTAGTAGCGATTATCATGCTGGCTTTGAAGAAGATCAGCTTATGGATGCTTCGGCTGTGGCTCGTAAATTTAGGGGAGATACAGTAGATGTGGCCTTTGTAGCTGACTTTTCAGGATCAATGGCATGGTGGTGGGATGGTGAGTATAAGTATAAGGGAGTGCTTCGTGTTATAGAAAATATAACAAAAGAGCTCGAACAGTTTAATAAATTAGATGCTGTCGCTGGTAGTAAATCAAGTAGTAAAGTGGCATTTGTGGGATTTAGTGAATATACGAGGGTGGGGAATCAATACTACTCCAATGTTACATATAAAAATAAAAATAAAAATAAAATTGACTATGATAAAACCGCTAAATATTCATCAAATAGTATTCAGAGTAAGAAAGTTAATTATCAATGGAGTGGTAATTCAAAGTTCGACACTATCGAACTTACAAATAACATCACTTCTTTCCAGAAAGACATAAAGGTTTTTATACCAAGCGGTGGGACAGCATCTTATGAAGGGTTAATAGCTGGTGCAAATGTTATTTCTAAGGGAGATAATCGGAAAAAGTTAATATTTATTCTATCTGATGGTGTAGATAGTAGTAGCTCAATTGGGCGTGAATTATATACAAAACGTAATATGTGTCAAAATATTCGAGATGACCTAAACAGTAAAGTGATTTCCGGTAAAAACGTTGAGTCAGCCATCGTAATTATAGGTTTTGATTATGATATTAAAAATAGCCCTGATCTAACAAACTGTGCCGGTGGGGATAATGTCTATGAAGCCACGAATTACGATGACATTTTCAACACTATTCTGGAGCTAATCTTGGAAGAAGTAGGGCATAACTATAACAAGGATTACAAGGTCGAATAA
- the tadF gene encoding tight adherence pilus pseudopilin TadF, with the protein MSLLDKKRSYHYQKGSFAIEFSLVAIFFAGLFVLTQDVIIKQSIKGKLDRLSYSVVNIVRERTQLYDKSTVIDLNQANDLLKIVKRSLNETMSNFDESKLGLAIEQQKFEENLSPSPIRVNIESFKLGLYDCSPANSISSRINLAPVSLLGRKVTLYQVTLCYQSDNLYGDLIGENHELVRSSSITVER; encoded by the coding sequence ATGAGTTTACTAGATAAGAAAAGATCTTATCATTACCAAAAGGGTAGCTTTGCTATAGAATTTTCCTTAGTGGCTATTTTTTTTGCAGGTCTATTCGTTTTGACTCAAGATGTTATTATTAAACAATCTATTAAAGGGAAGTTAGATAGATTATCCTACTCGGTTGTAAATATTGTTAGGGAAAGAACTCAGCTTTATGACAAAAGTACCGTGATTGACTTAAATCAAGCTAATGATCTATTGAAAATAGTCAAGCGTTCTTTAAATGAAACCATGTCAAATTTTGATGAGTCTAAGCTAGGTTTAGCAATTGAACAGCAAAAATTTGAAGAAAACTTAAGTCCATCACCTATTAGAGTTAATATAGAAAGTTTTAAACTTGGCTTGTATGATTGTTCCCCTGCAAATTCAATTAGCTCAAGAATAAATTTGGCACCAGTGAGTTTACTAGGTAGAAAGGTGACCCTATACCAAGTAACTTTATGTTATCAATCTGACAACTTGTATGGCGATTTGATTGGTGAAAATCATGAGTTAGTTAGATCCTCATCTATTACTGTTGAACGCTAA